GCTTGCCGTTCGAACCTTGAGCGCTGAGTTTGTGTCCCGCCACCTGCAGCGGGTGGGAGAAAAGGCGCTCAGCAGCGTCGGCGCTTACCAGCTTGAGAGGGAAGGAATCCAGCTATTCACCTCCATAGAGGGGGATTATTTCACGATCCTCGGTTTGCCGCTTCTGCCTCTTTTATCGAAACTACGCGACATGGATGTCATCGATGGCTGATTCACGTGAAACATTAACTATAAATGCCTTCGTTGTCGGTTACCCGATCAAACATTCCCGGTCGCCGATCATCCATTCCTATTGGCTGAAAAAATTCGGTATCGCCGGTTCCTATACGGCAGTTGAGGTCTCCCCAGACGATTTCCCGAAGTTCATTGCAACGCTGAAGGAAGGCAAGCCGGGTGCAGCGGTGGGCGGTAACGCCACCATTCCGCACAAGGAAGCGGCTTACCGGTTGGCCGATCATCCCGATGCCTTGGCGGAAGAACTCGGCGCCGCCAACACCATCTGGATGGAGGAGGGTAAACTCCACGCGACCAACACGGATGGTTACGGTTTCGTCTCGAACCTGGACGAGCGGCATCCGGGCTGGGATAAGACCCAGCGCGCGGTGGTGTTCGGCGCCGGCGGTGCAAGCCGGGCCGTCATTCAGTCGCTGCGTGATCGGGATGTTGCGGAAATTCACGTCGTGAACCGTACGGTCGAGCGCGCTCGCGAACTGGCCGACCGCTTTGGCCCACGGGTCTTTTCCCATCCCCAGGCAGCGCTTCAGGAGGTCATGCACGGCGCGGGGTTGTTCGTGAATACGACATCGCTCGGAATGAATGGAACCGAAGCGCCGCATCTTGATTTTTCGCATCTCGCGGCCAATGCGGTGGTGACCGATATCGTCTACGTGCCGTTGAAAACGCCGATCCTCAACATGGCGCAAGAGCAGGGCATCGCAACCGTCGATGGGCTCGGCATGTTGCTTCATCAGGCAAAACCTGGTTTCAGGCGATGGTTCGGCAGGATTCCGGAGGTGGATGAAACCCTTCGTTCCCTGATCATCGCGGATATGGAGAAACATTGATGATCGTCATCGGTCTCACCGGTTCGATTGGAATGGGAAAAACCACGACGGCGAAGCTCTTCGCCGAAGAGGGTGTTCCGGTTCTCGATTCCGATGAGGTCGTGCACGGGCTTTATCGTGCGGAAGCCGTTCCACTGATCGACGCCGCCTTTCCCGGCACGACGATTTCCGGCATGGTCGACCGGCAGAAACTTGGAGACGTGCTGCGAAAGAATCCGGCTAATTTTAACAGGTTGGAAGAGATCGTTCATCCGCTGGTGCGCAACAGACAGGAGGCCTTTCTGGCAAAGGCAAGGATAGACGATCGGGCTTTTGCTCTGCTCGACATACCCTTGCTGTTTGAAACGGGGGCGGAAGGACGGGTCGATAAAGTCGTGGTGGTGAGTTGCGCGCCGGAAATCCAGCGCGAGCGCGTTTTATCCCGGCCCGGCATGACGGAGGAGAAATTCGAAATGATTCTTGCCCGGCAGATGCCGGATGCGGAAAAGCGCCAGCGCGCCGATTTTGTCGTCGATTCGGGAAATGGTGTCGAAGCGGCACGGGATCAGGTAAAAGAAATTCTGCAGAAACTAGGCGCTTGAGTCGCGCCGCGGAGAGATGAATGCGTGAGATCATTTTCGATACGGAAACCACGGGCCTCGAATCGAAGCTGGACCGCGTGATTGAAATCGGCGGTATCGAACTGATCAATCATTTTCCCACTGGCCGCACGCTGCATCTTTATATCAGCCCGGAGGATCGCAAGGTCCACCCGGATGCGCTTGCCGTTCACGGCATTACCGATGAGTTTCTGAAGGACAAACCGAAATTCGCAGAAGTCATCGACCAGATCCGTGAATTCTTCGATGGCGCACGCTGGGTGGCGCATAATGCGACCTTCGATATGGGCTTCATCAATGCGGAATTCGCGCGTCTGGGCATTGAGCCGGTTTCCGCCGAGCTGGTGACCGACACGCTCTCACTTGCCCGTCGCAAGAACCCGATGGGGCCGAATTCGCTGGATGCGCTTTGCCGGCGTTACGGCATCGACAATTCCCACCGCACCAAACACGGCGCGCTTCTCGACTCCGAACTTCTGGCCGAAGTCTATATCGAAATGATCGGCGGTCGCCAGACAGCGCTCGGTTTCGGTTCCGCCGCCCGGCAGGAAACGATCATCATCGAAGAAGACGTGCCGCTTGCGCCATTGCAACGGCCAAGCGCTCTGCCCTCGAGGCTGGATGCGGACACGATCGCAGCGCATGGCAAACTCGTTCTCGGCATGGGCGACAAGGCGATCTGGAACCGCTACCAGAACTAAAGCCCGCCCATACTTTGAAATGGAAAATCGGCTAAATAAAAACCCGGGTGAAGA
This window of the Agrobacterium fabrum str. C58 genome carries:
- a CDS encoding shikimate dehydrogenase, whose translation is MADSRETLTINAFVVGYPIKHSRSPIIHSYWLKKFGIAGSYTAVEVSPDDFPKFIATLKEGKPGAAVGGNATIPHKEAAYRLADHPDALAEELGAANTIWMEEGKLHATNTDGYGFVSNLDERHPGWDKTQRAVVFGAGGASRAVIQSLRDRDVAEIHVVNRTVERARELADRFGPRVFSHPQAALQEVMHGAGLFVNTTSLGMNGTEAPHLDFSHLAANAVVTDIVYVPLKTPILNMAQEQGIATVDGLGMLLHQAKPGFRRWFGRIPEVDETLRSLIIADMEKH
- the coaE gene encoding dephospho-CoA kinase (Dephospho-CoA kinase (CoaE) performs the final step in coenzyme A biosynthesis.); this encodes MIVIGLTGSIGMGKTTTAKLFAEEGVPVLDSDEVVHGLYRAEAVPLIDAAFPGTTISGMVDRQKLGDVLRKNPANFNRLEEIVHPLVRNRQEAFLAKARIDDRAFALLDIPLLFETGAEGRVDKVVVVSCAPEIQRERVLSRPGMTEEKFEMILARQMPDAEKRQRADFVVDSGNGVEAARDQVKEILQKLGA
- the dnaQ gene encoding DNA polymerase III subunit epsilon; amino-acid sequence: MREIIFDTETTGLESKLDRVIEIGGIELINHFPTGRTLHLYISPEDRKVHPDALAVHGITDEFLKDKPKFAEVIDQIREFFDGARWVAHNATFDMGFINAEFARLGIEPVSAELVTDTLSLARRKNPMGPNSLDALCRRYGIDNSHRTKHGALLDSELLAEVYIEMIGGRQTALGFGSAARQETIIIEEDVPLAPLQRPSALPSRLDADTIAAHGKLVLGMGDKAIWNRYQN